The proteins below are encoded in one region of Streptomyces sp. NBC_00490:
- a CDS encoding class I SAM-dependent methyltransferase, whose protein sequence is MSSPPVTARAWASADPYAAALRTGRGPLFLRRDDGWLLPLEVERWCARADEVDRDVLDRCEGNVLDVGCGPGRLVAELAGRGRAVLGIDVSQAAVEHTVRLGGQALRRSVFEPLPGEGRWDTVLLMDGNVGIGGDPRALLDRVAALLRPGGLLIAETAPVEVDERVQVAVVGLIDSGEADLPFPWARLGTRALLAHAQGWRRAGQWTAGGRCFAALRNRSASNSADPANSMAVISSQRAAKPSGDRPVADR, encoded by the coding sequence ATGAGCAGCCCGCCCGTCACGGCTCGCGCCTGGGCGAGTGCCGATCCCTACGCCGCGGCTCTGCGCACCGGGCGCGGCCCGCTGTTCCTGCGCCGCGACGACGGCTGGCTGCTGCCGCTGGAGGTGGAACGCTGGTGCGCACGCGCCGACGAGGTGGACCGGGACGTGCTCGACCGGTGCGAGGGCAACGTGCTGGACGTGGGCTGCGGCCCCGGACGGCTGGTGGCGGAACTCGCCGGCCGGGGCCGGGCCGTCCTCGGCATCGACGTCAGCCAGGCCGCGGTCGAGCACACCGTGCGCCTCGGAGGTCAGGCACTGCGGCGCTCGGTCTTCGAGCCGCTGCCCGGCGAGGGCCGTTGGGACACCGTCCTGCTCATGGACGGCAACGTCGGTATCGGCGGTGACCCACGCGCCCTGCTGGACCGGGTGGCCGCCCTTCTCAGGCCCGGCGGCCTGCTGATCGCGGAGACCGCACCGGTGGAGGTCGACGAGCGCGTACAGGTGGCGGTCGTCGGCCTCATCGACAGCGGTGAGGCCGACCTCCCCTTCCCCTGGGCCCGGCTCGGCACGCGGGCCCTGCTCGCGCACGCGCAGGGCTGGCGGCGTGCCGGTCAGTGGACCGCGGGCGGACGGTGCTTCGCGGCGCTGCGCAACCGTAGCGCCAGCAACAGCGCCGACCCGGCGAACAGCATGGCGGTGATCAGCAGCCAGCGCGCCGCGAAGCCGTCCGGCGACAGGCCGGTGGCGGATCGGTAA
- a CDS encoding TIGR04282 family arsenosugar biosynthesis glycosyltransferase produces MTTLLVIAKEPLPGRVKTRLTPPFTPRQAAALAEASLADTLHAVAATPASRRLLVLDGRPGPWLPPGFDVVRQCAGTLDQRLADAFAHCAGPTLLIGMDTPQVTPALLAADFADCDALFGPAEDGGFWALGLAEPDPALLRGVPMSTPVTGAVQRERLVAAGLRVRDLPRLRDVDTAADAEAVAALAPHGRFAARLARCAPTAAEPASPSGTGSAARSGTRR; encoded by the coding sequence GTGACCACACTCCTCGTCATCGCCAAGGAACCCCTGCCGGGGCGGGTGAAGACCCGGCTGACCCCGCCGTTCACGCCGCGCCAGGCGGCGGCCCTGGCCGAGGCGTCTCTCGCGGACACCCTGCACGCCGTGGCGGCCACGCCCGCTTCCCGCCGCCTTCTCGTCCTCGACGGCAGGCCCGGCCCCTGGCTGCCGCCCGGCTTCGACGTCGTACGGCAGTGCGCGGGCACTCTGGACCAGCGGCTCGCGGACGCCTTCGCGCACTGTGCGGGGCCGACCCTGCTCATCGGCATGGACACGCCTCAGGTGACCCCCGCGCTGCTCGCCGCGGACTTCGCCGACTGCGACGCCCTGTTCGGTCCGGCCGAGGACGGCGGCTTCTGGGCACTGGGACTGGCCGAGCCCGACCCCGCCTTGCTGCGGGGCGTACCCATGTCGACCCCGGTGACCGGGGCGGTGCAGCGCGAGCGGCTCGTCGCGGCCGGACTGCGGGTACGGGACCTGCCCCGGCTGCGGGACGTGGACACCGCCGCCGACGCCGAGGCGGTCGCCGCGCTCGCCCCGCACGGACGGTTCGCGGCGCGGCTGGCCCGGTGCGCACCGACCGCTGCGGAGCCCGCGTCACCGTCAGGCACCGGGTCCGCCGCGCGTTCGGGCACCCGCCGATGA
- a CDS encoding glycosyltransferase family 2 protein, which yields MTTTPSDVDVVLPCLNEAKALPWVLERIPPGWRALVVDNGSTDGSARIADALGATVVHEPRRGFGAACHAGLLAATADVVCFCDCDASLDPSLLVPFVEEILSGEADLVLGRRRPQGRGAWPPHARAGNLALARMLRRRTGLRLHDLGPLRAARRKPLLDLDLTDRRSGYPLQMVVRAADAGWRITEHDVPYLPRTGASKVTGTWRGTWQAVRDMSRVLADGRTAR from the coding sequence GTGACAACGACACCTTCCGACGTCGACGTGGTGCTGCCCTGTCTGAACGAGGCCAAGGCCCTGCCCTGGGTGCTCGAACGGATCCCGCCGGGCTGGCGCGCCCTCGTCGTCGACAACGGTTCCACCGACGGCTCCGCCCGCATCGCCGACGCCCTCGGCGCGACCGTCGTGCACGAGCCGCGCCGGGGCTTCGGCGCCGCCTGCCACGCCGGGCTGCTCGCCGCCACCGCCGACGTGGTGTGCTTCTGCGACTGCGACGCCTCCCTGGACCCCTCCCTCCTCGTGCCCTTCGTCGAGGAGATCCTCAGCGGCGAGGCCGACCTGGTCCTCGGCCGACGCCGTCCGCAGGGCCGGGGCGCGTGGCCCCCGCACGCCCGCGCCGGCAACCTCGCGCTCGCCCGCATGCTGCGCCGCCGCACCGGGCTGCGCCTGCACGACCTCGGCCCCCTGCGCGCCGCCCGCCGGAAGCCGCTGCTCGACCTCGATCTCACCGACCGGCGCAGCGGCTACCCCCTCCAGATGGTCGTCCGCGCAGCCGACGCCGGCTGGCGGATCACCGAACACGACGTGCCCTACCTGCCGCGCACCGGGGCCTCGAAGGTGACGGGCACCTGGCGCGGCACCTGGCAGGCCGTCCGGGACATGAGCCGGGTGCTGGCCGACGGAAGGACCGCACGGTGA
- a CDS encoding response regulator transcription factor has product MQQPYQQEESASGPTRILVVDDDPTVAEVVAGYLDRAGYAVDRADDGPTALDRAAAHWPDLVVLDLMLPGMDGLEVCRRMRGQGPVPVIMLTARGDEDDRILGLEVGADDYVTKPFSPRELVLRVESVLRRSRPATGGARLGAAGLTVDPAARRAAKNDTELALTLREFDLLSYFLRHPGRAFSREDLMREVWGWDFGDLSTVTVHVRRLRGKVEDDPARPRLIQTVWGVGYRFDPTGSAGSTDEESGS; this is encoded by the coding sequence ATGCAGCAGCCCTACCAGCAAGAAGAGAGCGCGAGCGGTCCCACCCGGATCCTCGTGGTCGACGACGACCCCACCGTCGCCGAGGTCGTCGCCGGATACCTCGACCGCGCCGGCTATGCCGTCGACCGCGCCGACGACGGTCCGACGGCCCTCGACCGTGCCGCCGCGCACTGGCCCGACCTGGTCGTGCTCGATCTCATGCTGCCCGGCATGGACGGCCTGGAGGTCTGCCGCCGGATGCGCGGCCAAGGACCGGTCCCGGTCATCATGCTCACCGCCCGCGGCGACGAGGACGACCGCATCCTGGGCCTGGAAGTGGGCGCCGACGACTACGTCACCAAGCCGTTCAGCCCCCGCGAACTGGTGCTGCGCGTGGAGTCGGTACTGCGTCGCAGCAGGCCCGCCACCGGCGGCGCACGGCTGGGCGCGGCGGGCCTGACCGTCGACCCCGCGGCCCGCCGGGCGGCCAAGAACGACACCGAACTCGCCCTCACCCTGCGCGAGTTCGACCTGCTCTCCTACTTCCTGCGGCATCCGGGACGGGCGTTCAGCCGCGAGGACCTGATGCGGGAGGTGTGGGGCTGGGACTTCGGCGATCTGTCGACCGTCACCGTCCACGTCCGCCGCCTGCGCGGCAAGGTCGAGGACGACCCGGCCCGCCCCCGCTTGATCCAGACGGTCTGGGGCGTGGGCTACCGCTTCGATCCCACGGGATCCGCGGGATCCACGGATGAGGAGAGCGGATCGTGA
- a CDS encoding sensor histidine kinase, with the protein MNDTLLIALYAFAGAAATGLAGAAVLRVVRRRSLTASLAVVAAVGIVAMLAGTLAVAWAMFLSPHDLTVVTTVVAMAAVVSLATALLLGRWVVARSRELAVAARSFGDGGDFAAPGVPATAELEHLSRELAATSARLAESRERERALEASRRELVAWISHDLRTPLAGLRAMSEALEDGVAADPTRYLRQMRTEVERLNDMVGDLFELSRIHAGTLPLSYARISLYDLIGDALAGADPLAREYGVRLVGGHVEMLPVEVDAKEMSRVLGNLLVNAIRRTPADGTVAVAAERSPEGVVVSVTDGCGGIPDEDLSRVFDTGWRGTHARTPPAGAGLGLAIVRGIVEAHQGRATVRNIPGGCRFEVVLPAAAS; encoded by the coding sequence GTGAACGACACGCTGCTGATAGCCCTGTACGCCTTCGCCGGCGCCGCCGCCACCGGGCTGGCCGGAGCGGCCGTACTGCGCGTGGTCCGGCGCCGCTCACTGACCGCGTCCCTGGCCGTGGTGGCGGCCGTCGGGATCGTCGCGATGCTGGCGGGCACACTCGCCGTGGCGTGGGCGATGTTCCTGTCCCCGCACGACCTGACCGTCGTCACGACGGTCGTCGCGATGGCGGCCGTGGTCTCGCTGGCCACCGCGCTCCTCCTGGGCCGCTGGGTGGTCGCGCGCAGCCGTGAACTCGCCGTGGCGGCACGCTCCTTCGGCGACGGCGGGGACTTCGCCGCCCCGGGCGTCCCCGCGACCGCCGAACTGGAACACCTGAGCCGGGAGTTGGCGGCCACCAGCGCCAGACTCGCCGAATCCCGGGAACGGGAAAGGGCGTTGGAGGCGTCCCGGCGTGAACTCGTCGCCTGGATCTCGCACGATCTGCGCACCCCGCTGGCCGGTCTGCGCGCCATGTCGGAGGCGCTGGAGGACGGCGTCGCCGCCGACCCCACCCGCTACCTCCGGCAGATGCGCACCGAGGTGGAACGCCTCAACGACATGGTCGGCGACCTCTTCGAACTCTCCCGCATCCACGCCGGCACGCTGCCGCTGTCCTACGCCCGCATCTCGCTCTACGACCTGATCGGCGACGCGCTGGCAGGGGCCGACCCGCTCGCCCGGGAGTACGGGGTGCGGCTGGTGGGCGGGCATGTCGAGATGCTGCCGGTCGAGGTGGACGCCAAGGAGATGAGCCGGGTCCTGGGCAACCTGCTGGTCAACGCCATTCGCCGGACCCCGGCCGACGGTACGGTCGCCGTCGCCGCCGAGCGCTCGCCCGAGGGAGTGGTGGTGTCGGTGACGGACGGCTGCGGCGGCATCCCCGACGAGGACCTCTCCCGCGTCTTCGACACCGGCTGGCGCGGCACGCACGCCCGGACACCGCCGGCCGGAGCGGGCCTCGGGCTTGCCATCGTCCGGGGGATCGTCGAGGCCCACCAGGGGCGGGCCACCGTACGCAACATCCCCGGCGGCTGTCGTTTCGAGGTGGTGCTGCCCGCCGCCGCTTCCTGA
- a CDS encoding NAD-dependent epimerase/dehydratase family protein, which translates to MRVLVTGGAGFIGSHVVEALAARGHEPIVYDVRADPGADVRDPAAVARALAGVDAVCHQAAMVGLGNGVADAAEYVAHNDLGTAVLLAAMAEAGIGRLVLAGSMVVYGEGRYECPRHGVVRPGPRAVADLDAGRFEPPCPECGADLSPGLVGEDTAADPRNVYATTKLTQEHLAAAWARCTDGSAVSLRYHNVYGPGMPRDTPYAGVASFFRSALARGEGPRVFEDGAQRRDFVNVQDVAAANVAALEASSAAGVLTAYNTGSGDPHTVGEMSRALAAAYGGPEPVVTGEYRLGDVRHITADSARLRADLGWKPEVAFADGMAEFARAGMRTV; encoded by the coding sequence ATGCGTGTACTGGTCACCGGCGGTGCCGGGTTCATCGGGTCCCATGTCGTCGAGGCGCTGGCGGCGCGCGGGCACGAGCCGATCGTGTACGACGTCCGGGCCGATCCCGGCGCCGACGTCCGCGATCCGGCTGCGGTCGCCCGCGCGCTCGCCGGTGTGGACGCCGTCTGCCACCAGGCGGCCATGGTCGGGCTCGGCAACGGGGTCGCCGACGCGGCAGAGTACGTGGCGCACAACGACCTCGGCACCGCCGTACTGCTCGCCGCCATGGCGGAGGCCGGCATCGGGCGTCTGGTGCTCGCCGGGTCGATGGTGGTCTACGGAGAAGGGCGCTACGAGTGCCCGCGGCACGGTGTCGTACGGCCCGGGCCGCGTGCCGTCGCCGACCTGGACGCAGGGCGGTTCGAGCCGCCGTGCCCGGAGTGCGGGGCGGACCTGTCCCCCGGTCTGGTCGGCGAGGACACCGCGGCCGATCCGCGAAACGTGTACGCGACGACCAAGCTGACCCAGGAGCACCTGGCCGCCGCCTGGGCCCGCTGCACCGACGGCTCAGCGGTGTCGTTGCGCTATCACAACGTGTACGGGCCGGGCATGCCCAGGGATACGCCGTACGCCGGGGTGGCCTCCTTCTTCCGGTCCGCGCTCGCCCGCGGTGAGGGACCGCGGGTGTTCGAGGACGGTGCGCAGCGCCGGGACTTCGTAAATGTGCAGGACGTGGCGGCGGCCAACGTGGCGGCGCTGGAGGCGTCGTCGGCCGCGGGCGTGCTGACGGCGTACAACACGGGCAGCGGTGACCCGCACACCGTGGGCGAGATGTCGCGGGCCCTGGCCGCCGCGTACGGCGGGCCCGAGCCGGTCGTCACGGGCGAGTACCGGCTCGGCGACGTACGGCACATCACCGCCGACTCCGCCCGGCTGCGGGCCGATCTCGGGTGGAAGCCGGAGGTCGCCTTCGCGGACGGAATGGCGGAGTTCGCACGCGCCGGGATGCGCACCGTGTAG
- a CDS encoding xanthine dehydrogenase family protein molybdopterin-binding subunit: MSPQPQAAVGAPLSRVDGRLKVTGQAKYAAEFDAEGTAHAVIVDASIGRGRVTSIDTGDAEAHPGVLRVIHHGNAPTLPYRDNPGSNNLPGRKVRVFQDDRVLFHGHPVAVVVATTLEAAQHGASLVKVGYAAERPSTDLAEGEPGEPASYARGDVEAGLRDADVRLDLTYRLARNHHNPMEPHATIARWDGNRLTVWDKTQWVPGTQLELSTVFDVPLDDVRVINPFVGGGFGSGLRCWPHTVVAALAARETGRPVKLVLTRRQMYFGTGFRPSYDYRLSVGGDRNGRLVAADHRIDAETSSFETFTEAVMSPGQMLYSTPSVRQAYRTVPLDVNSPIWMRGPGAATAVYAVESAMDELAHELGIDPIELRRRNEPAQDPSNNAPFSTRRLLECYTTGAREFGWNRRRAKPRSTRDGDWLIGMGMASGVYHTGVAPARSRGRLNADGTAVIESATSDMGPGTYTAQTQVAADALGLAVRAVDYRLGDSRYPQTPPHGGSMTMASVGSATLEVCNKLRQQAIRLAVEDEKSPLHGVPADHIVVRGGRLHVQGNPARGETYQRLLTRNDRERLEANTSFDPPRGEQFSISAYSATFTEVAVDATLGLVRVRRMLSVYDAGRIISPKLADSQALGGMVGGIGAALLEHTVTDHRDGRIVNANLADYLVPVNADIPDLRAIYLDGEDMHADALGVKGLAELVICGVAPAIANAVFNATGRRVRELPITAEALL; encoded by the coding sequence GTGAGCCCCCAGCCACAGGCGGCCGTGGGTGCGCCGCTGTCCCGGGTGGACGGCCGCCTGAAGGTCACGGGTCAGGCGAAGTACGCCGCCGAGTTCGACGCCGAGGGGACGGCGCACGCCGTCATCGTCGACGCGAGCATCGGCCGCGGCCGCGTCACCTCCATCGACACCGGTGACGCCGAGGCCCACCCGGGCGTGCTGCGGGTGATCCATCACGGCAACGCGCCGACACTGCCGTACCGCGACAACCCGGGGTCGAACAATCTGCCCGGGCGCAAGGTGCGGGTGTTCCAGGACGACCGGGTGCTCTTCCACGGCCACCCGGTCGCCGTGGTGGTGGCCACCACCCTGGAGGCCGCGCAGCACGGCGCGAGCCTGGTGAAGGTCGGCTACGCCGCCGAGCGGCCCTCGACCGACCTCGCCGAGGGCGAGCCGGGTGAGCCGGCCTCCTACGCGCGCGGTGACGTGGAAGCCGGACTGCGCGACGCGGACGTACGGCTGGACCTGACCTACCGGCTGGCGCGCAACCACCACAATCCGATGGAGCCACACGCCACGATCGCCCGCTGGGACGGCAACCGGCTCACCGTGTGGGACAAGACCCAGTGGGTGCCCGGCACGCAGCTGGAACTCTCCACGGTGTTCGATGTGCCGCTGGACGACGTGCGGGTCATCAACCCGTTCGTCGGGGGCGGCTTCGGCAGCGGGCTGCGCTGCTGGCCGCACACCGTGGTCGCCGCGCTGGCCGCACGGGAGACGGGCCGTCCGGTCAAGCTGGTCCTGACCCGCAGGCAGATGTACTTCGGCACCGGCTTCCGGCCCTCCTACGACTACCGGCTGAGCGTCGGCGGCGACCGCAACGGCCGTCTGGTCGCCGCCGACCACCGGATCGACGCGGAGACCTCGTCGTTCGAGACGTTCACCGAGGCCGTCATGTCACCCGGGCAGATGCTCTACAGCACACCCAGTGTCCGCCAGGCCTATCGGACGGTGCCGCTGGATGTGAACAGCCCGATCTGGATGCGCGGTCCCGGCGCCGCCACAGCCGTCTACGCCGTCGAGTCGGCCATGGACGAACTCGCCCACGAGCTCGGCATCGACCCGATCGAGCTGCGCCGCCGTAACGAGCCGGCCCAGGACCCCTCGAACAACGCGCCGTTCTCCACGCGCCGGCTGCTGGAGTGTTACACCACCGGCGCCCGCGAGTTCGGCTGGAACCGCCGTAGAGCGAAGCCCCGCTCGACGCGCGACGGCGACTGGCTGATCGGCATGGGCATGGCCTCGGGCGTCTACCACACCGGCGTCGCCCCGGCCCGGTCCCGTGGTCGCCTGAACGCCGACGGCACGGCGGTGATCGAGTCCGCCACCAGCGACATGGGCCCGGGCACGTACACCGCCCAGACCCAGGTCGCCGCCGACGCGCTGGGACTCGCCGTGCGCGCGGTCGACTACCGGCTCGGCGACTCCCGCTATCCGCAGACCCCGCCGCACGGCGGCTCGATGACCATGGCCAGCGTCGGCTCCGCCACCCTCGAGGTCTGCAACAAGCTCCGGCAGCAGGCGATCCGACTCGCCGTCGAGGACGAGAAGTCGCCACTGCACGGGGTGCCGGCCGACCACATCGTGGTCCGGGGCGGCCGACTGCACGTGCAGGGGAACCCGGCACGCGGTGAGACGTACCAGCGACTGCTGACCCGTAACGACCGCGAGCGGCTCGAAGCGAACACCTCCTTCGACCCGCCGCGGGGCGAGCAGTTCTCCATCAGCGCCTACAGCGCCACCTTCACCGAGGTGGCCGTGGACGCGACGCTGGGTCTGGTGCGGGTACGGCGAATGCTGTCCGTGTACGACGCGGGCCGGATCATCAGCCCCAAGCTCGCCGACAGCCAGGCGCTCGGCGGCATGGTGGGCGGCATCGGCGCGGCCCTGCTGGAGCACACGGTCACCGACCACCGTGACGGCCGGATCGTCAACGCCAACCTCGCCGACTACCTGGTCCCGGTCAACGCCGACATCCCCGATCTCAGGGCCATCTACCTCGACGGCGAGGACATGCACGCCGACGCGCTCGGCGTGAAGGGCCTTGCCGAGCTGGTGATCTGCGGCGTGGCGCCCGCCATCGCCAACGCGGTGTTCAACGCCACCGGCCGCCGGGTGCGTGAACTGCCCATCACGGCAGAGGCCCTGCTCTGA
- a CDS encoding FAD binding domain-containing protein: protein MHPFAYTRASGTREALNAGRDGGRYIAGGTTLVDLMRETVEHPETLVDISGLPLREVLVTQQGSLRIGSLVRMAEAAAHPAVRAAYPVVSQALELSASAQLRNMATIGGNIMQRTRCTYFRDVTADCNKREPGSGCAALHGVNRSHAILGTSDACVATHPSDVAVAFAALEARVHLLGPDRRERSVPFAEFLLRPGSTPHREQAIRQGELITAVEIPALPQPLKSGYLKVRDRQSYEFALTSAAVALHIRGGTIREAKVAAGGVGTVPWKLPAVERALIGRRPSDALWTEAAEKATEGARPLTHNRFKVALLRRTVERQLRIVGGTK, encoded by the coding sequence GTGCACCCCTTCGCCTACACCCGTGCCTCCGGCACCCGGGAAGCTCTCAACGCCGGTCGCGACGGCGGGCGTTACATCGCCGGCGGCACCACGCTGGTCGACCTGATGCGTGAGACCGTCGAACACCCCGAGACACTCGTCGACATCTCCGGCCTGCCCCTGCGCGAAGTCCTCGTCACCCAGCAGGGCAGCCTGCGGATCGGCTCCCTGGTACGGATGGCCGAGGCCGCCGCCCACCCCGCGGTACGCGCCGCCTATCCGGTCGTCTCCCAGGCCCTGGAGCTCAGCGCCTCGGCCCAGTTGCGGAACATGGCCACCATCGGCGGCAACATCATGCAGCGCACCCGCTGCACCTACTTCCGCGACGTCACCGCCGACTGCAACAAGCGCGAGCCCGGCTCCGGTTGTGCTGCGCTGCACGGCGTCAACCGCTCCCACGCGATCCTGGGCACCTCCGACGCCTGCGTGGCCACCCACCCATCCGACGTCGCCGTGGCCTTCGCGGCACTGGAGGCGCGCGTGCACCTGCTGGGTCCGGACCGACGCGAGCGCAGCGTGCCGTTCGCCGAATTCCTGCTGCGGCCCGGCAGCACCCCTCACCGTGAACAGGCCATCCGGCAGGGCGAGTTGATCACGGCAGTGGAGATTCCCGCCCTTCCGCAACCGCTGAAGTCGGGTTATCTGAAGGTACGCGACCGCCAGTCCTACGAGTTCGCGCTCACCTCGGCCGCCGTGGCACTGCACATCCGCGGTGGAACGATCCGCGAGGCCAAGGTCGCCGCCGGCGGCGTGGGCACCGTCCCGTGGAAGCTGCCCGCGGTCGAGCGGGCCCTCATCGGCCGACGCCCCTCGGACGCCCTGTGGACCGAGGCCGCTGAGAAGGCGACGGAGGGGGCACGCCCCCTCACGCACAACCGCTTCAAGGTGGCTCTTCTGAGGCGGACCGTCGAACGCCAGCTGCGCATCGTGGGAGGAACCAAGTGA
- a CDS encoding (2Fe-2S)-binding protein, whose translation MSLDLPESAVPPPTRADESSSAPTRRTFIATSTAVGGAVVAGGTFLAAPQEASAAAASPSSRVSLTVNGTRRTVTVDNRTSLLDLLREHLDLTGSKKGCNAGACGACTVLVDGRRVNSCLTLAVRLEGAEVTTIEGLAKGDRLHPLQQAFVDEDAFQCGYCTPGQIMSGVGCIQEGHTGSPEEIREYMSGNICRCGCYVKIVRAVEQTAARK comes from the coding sequence ATGTCTCTTGACCTCCCTGAATCCGCTGTTCCTCCCCCCACCCGCGCCGACGAGTCCTCCTCGGCGCCCACCCGGCGCACCTTCATCGCCACCAGTACCGCGGTCGGCGGTGCCGTCGTCGCGGGAGGAACCTTCCTCGCCGCGCCGCAGGAGGCCAGTGCCGCGGCCGCCTCGCCCTCCAGCCGCGTCTCCCTGACGGTCAACGGCACCCGGCGCACCGTGACGGTCGACAACCGCACCTCGCTGCTGGACCTGTTGCGCGAGCACCTGGACCTGACCGGCTCCAAGAAGGGCTGCAACGCCGGTGCCTGCGGGGCCTGCACCGTGCTGGTCGACGGCCGGCGGGTCAACTCCTGTCTGACGCTGGCCGTGCGGCTGGAAGGCGCCGAGGTCACCACCATCGAGGGACTGGCCAAGGGCGACCGACTCCACCCATTGCAGCAGGCGTTCGTCGACGAGGACGCCTTCCAGTGCGGCTACTGCACGCCCGGCCAGATCATGTCCGGCGTCGGCTGCATCCAGGAGGGCCACACCGGCTCACCGGAGGAGATCCGGGAGTACATGAGCGGCAACATCTGCCGCTGCGGCTGCTACGTCAAAATCGTGCGCGCGGTCGAGCAGACCGCCGCCCGGAAGTAA
- a CDS encoding helix-turn-helix domain-containing protein, whose translation MLKSMTGNVPLNELGEFLKKRRAELSPRTVGLPDSDRPRRVAGLRREEVAQLASISTDYYMRLEQGRMQASAPVLDVLARVLRLDDDERGYLFQLAGKTTTRTRRRGRQKVQPQLQRVLDDLTATPAIVQGRRGDILAWNPLAAALVTDFSRVPEKHRNYPRIQFTEPAMRTLYADWETSAQISVAQLRMEAAKYPEDPRLIELVGELSTRDQQFARWWADHRVASRTVGTKTLNHPVVGELVLDWDTLTANTDPDQHLTVWTAAPGSPTHERLSILASWAADQNLPASPPLT comes from the coding sequence ATGCTGAAAAGCATGACCGGCAACGTTCCCCTTAATGAGCTGGGAGAATTCCTCAAGAAGCGCCGCGCCGAGCTGAGCCCGCGCACGGTCGGCCTGCCCGACAGCGACCGGCCCCGCCGGGTCGCCGGGCTGCGCCGCGAAGAGGTCGCCCAGCTCGCCAGCATCAGCACCGACTACTACATGCGCCTCGAACAGGGGCGTATGCAGGCCTCTGCTCCGGTCCTGGACGTCCTGGCCCGGGTCCTCCGTCTGGACGACGACGAGCGCGGCTATCTCTTCCAGCTCGCGGGCAAGACCACCACCCGCACCCGGCGCCGCGGCCGCCAGAAGGTCCAGCCACAGCTGCAGCGGGTCCTGGACGACCTCACCGCCACGCCCGCGATCGTGCAGGGCCGCCGCGGCGACATTCTGGCCTGGAACCCGCTGGCCGCCGCGCTGGTCACCGATTTCTCCCGTGTCCCGGAAAAGCACCGCAACTATCCCCGGATCCAGTTCACCGAACCGGCCATGCGCACCCTGTACGCGGACTGGGAGACCTCGGCGCAGATCTCCGTGGCGCAGCTGCGGATGGAGGCCGCGAAGTATCCCGAGGACCCCCGCCTCATCGAGCTGGTCGGCGAACTGTCCACGCGCGACCAGCAGTTCGCCAGGTGGTGGGCCGACCATCGAGTCGCGTCCCGCACCGTGGGCACGAAGACCCTCAACCACCCGGTGGTCGGCGAACTCGTCCTGGACTGGGACACCCTCACCGCCAACACCGACCCCGACCAGCACCTGACCGTCTGGACCGCCGCGCCCGGCTCCCCCACCCATGAGCGGCTGAGCATCCTCGCCTCCTGGGCCGCCGACCAGAACCTGCCCGCGTCCCCGCCGCTCACCTGA
- a CDS encoding (4Fe-4S)-binding protein — MSGTSQKKAYKAPEITVTFESRRCLHAARCLNGLPEVFDVNARPWIRPDGAPADQLAEVVRRCPSGALRYELQDGGRETPDRPTRITRTPDGQLVVRGDLSLDTQEGTDSETRAVLCGCGASRMQPYCDHAGPCGR; from the coding sequence ATGAGCGGCACATCCCAGAAGAAGGCCTACAAGGCGCCGGAGATCACCGTGACCTTCGAGTCGAGGCGCTGCCTGCACGCCGCCCGGTGTCTCAACGGCTTGCCCGAGGTCTTCGACGTGAACGCGCGTCCGTGGATCCGGCCCGACGGCGCCCCGGCCGACCAACTGGCAGAGGTGGTGCGCCGCTGCCCCTCGGGTGCGCTGCGGTACGAACTGCAAGATGGCGGGAGAGAGACTCCGGACCGGCCCACCCGCATCACCCGGACTCCTGACGGACAGCTGGTCGTACGTGGCGACCTGTCGCTGGACACCCAGGAAGGGACGGACAGCGAGACCAGGGCCGTGCTGTGCGGCTGTGGGGCCAGCCGGATGCAGCCGTACTGCGACCACGCCGGCCCCTGCGGCCGGTAG
- a CDS encoding GNAT family N-acetyltransferase, translated as MTVKVIDQPDARRYEATVDGQSEVAGFSQYLRTPELIAFLHTEVRPEFEGRGVGSALARTSLDEARAAGLRVLATCPFYAAWIGRHPEYADLLYQARSKVSD; from the coding sequence GTGACGGTCAAGGTGATCGACCAGCCCGATGCGCGCCGCTACGAGGCCACGGTGGACGGGCAGTCGGAAGTCGCGGGCTTCTCGCAGTACCTCCGGACACCGGAACTGATCGCCTTCCTGCACACGGAGGTGCGGCCGGAGTTCGAGGGCCGTGGGGTCGGTTCGGCGCTGGCTCGGACCTCTCTCGACGAGGCACGCGCCGCGGGGCTGAGGGTCCTTGCCACGTGTCCCTTCTACGCGGCCTGGATCGGCCGCCACCCCGAGTACGCCGACCTGCTGTACCAGGCCCGGAGCAAGGTCAGCGACTGA